In Desulfomicrobium macestii, the following proteins share a genomic window:
- a CDS encoding metal ABC transporter ATP-binding protein, which produces MNTHDHSCSTCSGHSHPNIPEPHFRPLPGTGTPVIELQGVSFAYDDREVLSSVDLKVSSGDFMAVIGPNGGGKTTLVKLILGLLAPKAGTVRVLGADPLSVRPAVGYVPQHALIQPSFPVTVHEVVLLGLRRKGDLFSTGRWPGYRARDKAKAMETLRMVDMAELATRRFDALSGGQKQRVLVARALVSDPALLLFDEPTSNIDPQGKVCLFDLLSALSSSITIVMVSHDLISASTRISSVAVVNRTLIQNQSRELTPSMLELIYGTHDASCPLDTYIREMSSIFGQAGPRGSI; this is translated from the coding sequence ATGAACACGCACGACCATTCCTGCTCCACCTGCTCCGGACACAGCCATCCGAACATCCCCGAGCCGCATTTCAGGCCCCTGCCGGGCACCGGAACTCCGGTCATCGAGCTTCAGGGCGTGAGCTTCGCCTACGACGATCGGGAAGTGCTCTCCAGCGTCGACCTGAAGGTCTCAAGCGGCGACTTCATGGCCGTCATCGGGCCCAACGGCGGAGGCAAGACCACCCTCGTCAAGCTTATCCTCGGGCTGCTCGCGCCCAAGGCCGGAACAGTGCGGGTGCTCGGCGCCGATCCGCTCTCCGTGCGGCCCGCCGTGGGCTATGTGCCGCAACACGCGCTCATCCAGCCGAGTTTTCCGGTAACTGTCCACGAAGTGGTCCTGCTCGGGCTGCGCCGCAAGGGGGATCTGTTCTCCACCGGGCGTTGGCCCGGATACCGCGCCAGGGACAAGGCCAAAGCCATGGAGACCCTGCGCATGGTGGACATGGCCGAACTGGCCACGCGCCGCTTCGACGCCCTTTCCGGAGGTCAGAAGCAGCGCGTGCTTGTGGCCCGGGCCCTGGTCTCGGACCCGGCTCTTCTGCTCTTTGACGAGCCCACCTCAAACATTGACCCCCAGGGCAAGGTCTGCCTCTTCGACCTGCTCTCGGCGCTCAGTTCCTCCATCACCATCGTCATGGTCAGTCACGACCTCATCTCCGCCTCCACGCGCATCTCAAGCGTGGCCGTGGTCAACCGCACACTTATCCAGAACCAAAGCCGGGAACTCACGCCATCCATGCTCGAACTCATCTACGGCACTCACGACGCATCCTGTCCCCTGGACACCTACATCAGGGAAATGTCCTCCATCTTCGGCCAGGCCGGGCCAAGGGGTTCCATATGA
- a CDS encoding TRAP transporter substrate-binding protein → MLKLKTILAFAVGAVFLCAASAIAAPIVIKFSHVVAEDTPKGIMANKFRDLVAERLGDKVVVEVYPNSQLFGDGKELEALLLGDVHLLAPALSKFQKYTPLLQIYDLPFLFKDMAAIDKFQQGPQGRALLTSMKDKGIIGLEYLHNGLKQISANDPIHGPGDAKNKKFRIMTSDVLAAQFEAVGAMPLKKPFAEVFTLLQTRAIDGQENSWSNIYSQKFYEVQPYITETNHGILDYLVISSTEFWDGLPADVRPVLEECLKESIVAGNAAAARKDLNDKQRIIDSKRSEIITLTEEERAAWVEAMKPVWKKFEDAVGKENLEAAIAANN, encoded by the coding sequence ATGTTGAAACTGAAGACCATTCTTGCGTTTGCGGTGGGTGCGGTTTTTCTTTGTGCTGCGTCCGCCATCGCTGCTCCCATCGTCATCAAATTCTCCCACGTTGTTGCCGAAGATACCCCCAAGGGAATCATGGCCAACAAATTCCGCGATCTTGTGGCTGAGCGCCTGGGCGACAAGGTCGTGGTCGAAGTCTACCCCAACTCCCAGCTCTTCGGTGACGGCAAGGAACTTGAAGCCCTTCTTCTGGGTGACGTGCACCTGCTGGCTCCGGCCCTGTCCAAATTTCAGAAATACACTCCCTTGCTGCAGATCTACGATCTGCCCTTCCTGTTCAAGGACATGGCCGCCATCGACAAGTTTCAGCAGGGCCCCCAGGGCCGGGCGCTGCTAACGTCCATGAAGGACAAGGGCATCATCGGACTTGAATACCTGCACAACGGTTTGAAGCAGATTTCCGCCAACGACCCCATTCATGGTCCTGGCGACGCCAAGAACAAGAAATTCAGAATCATGACCTCAGACGTTCTGGCCGCCCAGTTTGAAGCCGTCGGCGCCATGCCGCTTAAAAAGCCCTTCGCCGAAGTCTTCACCCTGCTTCAGACCCGGGCCATCGACGGTCAGGAAAATTCCTGGTCGAACATTTATTCCCAGAAGTTTTACGAAGTGCAGCCCTACATCACCGAGACCAATCACGGCATCCTGGACTATCTCGTCATCAGTTCCACGGAATTCTGGGATGGCCTGCCGGCCGATGTGCGCCCCGTGCTTGAAGAATGCCTGAAAGAATCCATCGTTGCCGGCAACGCCGCAGCCGCTCGGAAGGATCTGAACGACAAGCAGAGAATCATCGACTCCAAGCGCAGCGAGATCATTACGTTGACCGAAGAAGAACGCGCCGCCTGGGTCGAAGCCATGAAACCGGTCTGGAAGAAGTTCGAGGACGCAGTGGGCAAGGAAAACCTCGAAGCAGCCATCGCCGCCAACAACTAG
- a CDS encoding metal ABC transporter solute-binding protein, Zn/Mn family — translation MRNNLCLFTVLLSLLAVSAQAAPTAFVTITPQKYFVDKVSGGEVPVSIMVEPGANPHAYEPRPRQMAELARASIYFTIGDSFDQTWLERIMGASPGMTVVHTAKGIDKIPMSEEHDHGEVHHDGEMHHDGDEHHHEGEHAGEGHEAEAHDAHGARHNDHLDNEHGADQGTLDPHIWLDPALVKVQVAHIRDGLSLVDPERAAFYASNAAAFDKELDELDREIRSILEPLPQENRTFLVFHPSWGYFARAYGLTQASIEVDGKEPSPRDLARIIAAGKESGAKVIFVQPQFSQKSAAVIAKQIGATVVRLDPLAEDWAENLRSAARAFADALK, via the coding sequence ATGAGAAATAATCTTTGCCTGTTCACTGTGTTGCTGAGTTTGCTCGCAGTCTCGGCCCAGGCCGCTCCAACCGCCTTCGTGACCATAACCCCGCAAAAATACTTTGTTGACAAGGTCAGCGGCGGCGAGGTTCCCGTTTCGATCATGGTCGAACCCGGAGCCAATCCCCACGCTTACGAGCCAAGACCCAGACAGATGGCCGAACTGGCCAGGGCGAGCATCTACTTCACCATCGGCGACAGCTTCGACCAGACCTGGCTTGAGCGGATCATGGGCGCCAGTCCGGGAATGACCGTCGTGCACACGGCTAAAGGCATCGACAAGATCCCCATGAGCGAGGAACATGACCATGGCGAAGTGCATCACGACGGCGAAATGCACCATGACGGTGACGAACATCATCATGAAGGGGAACACGCCGGGGAGGGGCACGAGGCGGAAGCGCATGATGCCCATGGCGCTCGGCACAACGACCATCTCGACAATGAGCACGGCGCTGATCAGGGCACGCTTGATCCGCACATCTGGCTCGATCCCGCGCTGGTCAAGGTTCAGGTAGCCCACATCCGCGACGGGCTCAGCCTTGTGGATCCCGAGCGGGCGGCCTTCTACGCCTCCAATGCCGCCGCCTTCGACAAGGAGTTGGATGAGCTCGACCGGGAAATCCGGTCCATTCTGGAGCCGCTGCCCCAGGAAAATCGCACCTTCCTTGTCTTCCACCCGTCCTGGGGCTATTTTGCCAGGGCCTACGGGCTGACCCAGGCATCCATCGAGGTGGATGGCAAGGAGCCAAGCCCCAGGGATCTGGCGCGGATCATCGCAGCCGGCAAGGAATCAGGGGCCAAGGTTATTTTTGTGCAGCCGCAGTTTTCGCAGAAAAGCGCCGCCGTCATCGCCAAGCAGATCGGGGCCACGGTTGTGCGTCTCGACCCCCTGGCCGAGGATTGGGCCGAAAACCTGCGCAGTGCGGCCCGAGCCTTTGCCGACGCGCTCAAATAA
- a CDS encoding sulfide/dihydroorotate dehydrogenase-like FAD/NAD-binding protein translates to MFKIVKREEMAGGTVILNEIDAPRIAAKARPGQFLILKANEDGERIPLTMAETDPVKGTVTVIYMVVGKSTELFSRLQVGDSFQNVIGPLGQPTHIEGGKNVVCVGGGTGVAVLHPIARGMKDAGCKVTSIIGARNKDLLILEDKMRQASHDLHVCTDDGSHGRKGFVTEVLRELLEQGGIDQVVAIGPVPMMKFVSLLTKEFGVPTLVSLNPIMIDGTGMCGGCRVSVGGETKFGCVDGPEFDGHKVDFDELILRLQAYTEQEKLSRHLCKCEGER, encoded by the coding sequence ATGTTCAAAATAGTCAAACGAGAGGAAATGGCCGGGGGCACGGTCATCCTGAATGAGATAGACGCGCCGCGCATTGCCGCCAAGGCTCGACCGGGCCAGTTTCTTATCTTGAAGGCCAACGAGGACGGCGAGCGCATCCCGCTGACCATGGCCGAGACCGATCCGGTCAAGGGCACCGTCACGGTCATCTACATGGTGGTCGGCAAGAGTACCGAGCTTTTTTCCCGGCTTCAGGTCGGGGATTCCTTCCAGAACGTCATCGGACCCCTGGGCCAGCCGACGCACATCGAGGGTGGCAAGAACGTCGTCTGCGTCGGCGGCGGGACAGGGGTGGCGGTGCTGCATCCCATTGCCCGCGGCATGAAGGACGCCGGCTGCAAGGTGACATCCATCATAGGGGCCCGCAACAAGGATCTGCTTATTCTGGAAGACAAGATGCGCCAAGCCTCCCATGACCTGCACGTCTGCACCGACGACGGCAGCCACGGACGCAAGGGCTTCGTGACCGAAGTGTTGCGGGAACTCCTGGAGCAGGGCGGGATCGACCAGGTGGTGGCCATCGGCCCCGTGCCGATGATGAAGTTCGTCTCGCTTCTGACCAAGGAATTCGGTGTCCCGACCCTGGTCAGCCTCAACCCGATCATGATCGATGGCACCGGCATGTGCGGCGGGTGCCGGGTTTCCGTCGGCGGAGAGACAAAATTCGGCTGTGTGGACGGCCCGGAGTTCGACGGCCACAAGGTGGATTTCGATGAATTGATCCTGCGTCTGCAGGCCTACACGGAACAGGAGAAGCTTAGTCGGCACCTGTGCAAATGCGAAGGAGAGCGCTAG
- a CDS encoding TRAP transporter large permease, translated as MTTAALFTLLFLFIATGMPIAIALGLSSITTILFFSHDSLASIALKLFESVSEHYTLLAIPFFILSSQFLSTGGVAKRLINFALDCIGHVKGGLAMASVLACMLFAAVSGSSPATVAAIGSIVIGGMVRSGYPESFAAGVICNAGTLGILIPPSIVMLVYAAATQESAARLFMAGFIPGICLGLLLMIAIYIVARIKNYPALAWPGFRQVFRSGFTAMGGLMLVVIVLGSIYGGICSPTEAAAISAVYAYWIAVFVYRDMGPLKEVPLRKVDEPLSSALFRGLWQTFVAIPKSWVHPEVRHVVLDAAKVSIMLLFIIGNAMLFAHVLTTERIPHLIAETIVGWGLPAWGFLIVVNILLLVAGNFMEPSAITMIMIPILFPIAVKLGIDPIHLGVICVVNMEIGLITPPVGLNLFVTAGITKRDLTWVVRAALPWLMILLFFLILITYIPQISLWLPEYIDKLKGY; from the coding sequence ATGACAACTGCGGCACTGTTCACCCTGCTCTTCCTCTTTATTGCCACGGGGATGCCCATCGCCATTGCGCTGGGTCTTTCGAGCATCACGACCATCCTGTTCTTTTCCCACGATTCCCTGGCGTCCATAGCCTTGAAGCTTTTTGAATCGGTTTCCGAACACTATACCCTGCTGGCCATTCCGTTTTTCATTCTGTCCTCCCAGTTTTTATCCACGGGAGGCGTGGCCAAGCGTCTCATCAATTTCGCCCTCGACTGCATCGGGCACGTCAAGGGCGGCCTGGCCATGGCCTCGGTCCTGGCCTGTATGCTCTTTGCCGCCGTATCCGGGTCTTCACCGGCCACGGTGGCCGCCATCGGCAGCATCGTCATCGGCGGCATGGTCCGTTCGGGCTATCCCGAATCCTTTGCGGCCGGAGTCATCTGCAATGCCGGAACGCTCGGCATTCTCATTCCGCCGTCCATCGTCATGCTCGTATATGCGGCGGCGACCCAGGAGTCGGCGGCACGTCTGTTCATGGCCGGATTCATTCCCGGCATCTGCCTGGGGCTGCTGCTCATGATCGCTATCTACATCGTGGCCCGGATCAAGAATTATCCGGCTCTGGCCTGGCCCGGATTCAGGCAGGTTTTCAGGTCCGGTTTCACGGCCATGGGCGGATTGATGCTGGTCGTCATCGTGCTTGGATCCATCTACGGCGGCATCTGCAGCCCTACGGAAGCGGCGGCCATTTCGGCCGTGTACGCCTACTGGATCGCCGTCTTCGTCTATCGCGACATGGGGCCGCTCAAGGAAGTGCCCCTGCGCAAGGTGGACGAGCCCCTGTCCTCGGCCCTGTTTCGCGGGTTGTGGCAGACTTTCGTGGCCATTCCCAAATCCTGGGTCCATCCGGAAGTGCGCCACGTGGTCCTGGATGCGGCGAAGGTCAGCATCATGCTGCTCTTCATCATCGGCAACGCCATGCTCTTCGCCCACGTGCTGACCACGGAGCGGATTCCGCATCTCATCGCCGAGACCATTGTCGGCTGGGGATTGCCGGCCTGGGGTTTCCTGATCGTCGTCAACATCCTGCTGCTTGTGGCGGGTAATTTCATGGAGCCTTCGGCCATCACCATGATCATGATCCCGATCCTGTTTCCCATCGCGGTCAAGCTTGGCATCGATCCCATTCATCTTGGCGTCATCTGCGTGGTCAACATGGAGATCGGACTGATCACTCCGCCGGTCGGGCTCAACCTCTTTGTCACGGCCGGCATCACCAAGCGCGATCTGACCTGGGTCGTGCGCGCGGCGCTGCCGTGGCTCATGATTCTGCTCTTCTTCCTCATCCTCATAACGTACATTCCGCAGATATCCCTGTGGCTGCCCGAGTACATCGACAAACTCAAAGGGTATTGA
- a CDS encoding metal ABC transporter permease yields MNSVLSMEFMQNALMAGVLASLACGIIGSLVVVNRQVFMAGGVAHTAYGGVGLAFFLGLPVLPCAVGFTVLAALIMALASFGRSERSDGIIGIMWAAGMAFGIILLDLTPGYNVDLMSYLFGSLLAVPASDIWIMLLLDLFILAVVLFWYKDFLSLSFDMEFARSTGVPVRMLYVLMQVMTAVTVVMVIQVAGLILVIALLTIPPMLAELFTNSLWKTMVLATLASLFFCLCGLAVSYHLDLTSGASIIAVATAGYIVAWGCKTLWRRT; encoded by the coding sequence ATGAATTCAGTGCTGAGCATGGAATTCATGCAAAACGCCCTTATGGCCGGAGTGCTGGCAAGCCTTGCCTGCGGGATCATCGGCTCGCTGGTGGTCGTCAACCGGCAGGTCTTCATGGCTGGAGGGGTGGCGCACACCGCATACGGCGGAGTGGGCCTGGCCTTTTTCCTGGGGCTTCCGGTGCTGCCCTGCGCCGTGGGATTCACGGTGTTGGCCGCCCTGATCATGGCCCTGGCCTCCTTTGGCCGCAGCGAACGCAGCGACGGCATCATCGGCATCATGTGGGCCGCGGGCATGGCCTTTGGAATCATTCTATTGGACCTGACCCCAGGCTACAACGTCGACCTCATGAGCTACCTCTTCGGCAGCCTTTTGGCGGTGCCCGCAAGCGATATCTGGATCATGCTCCTGCTCGATCTCTTCATCCTGGCCGTGGTCCTTTTCTGGTACAAGGACTTTTTGTCCCTGTCCTTCGACATGGAATTCGCACGTTCCACGGGCGTGCCCGTGCGCATGCTCTACGTCCTGATGCAGGTCATGACCGCCGTGACCGTGGTCATGGTCATCCAGGTCGCGGGCCTCATTCTGGTCATCGCGCTTTTGACCATCCCGCCCATGCTGGCCGAGCTCTTCACCAACTCCCTGTGGAAAACCATGGTCCTCGCGACCCTGGCCAGCCTGTTTTTCTGCCTCTGCGGACTGGCGGTATCCTATCATCTGGACCTGACCTCCGGAGCGTCCATCATCGCCGTGGCCACGGCCGGATACATCGTCGCCTGGGGATGCAAAACACTTTGGCGGCGGACATGA
- a CDS encoding Fur family transcriptional regulator, with protein sequence MKARMSAKAAVNRLKEAGLESTEHRLQVLMAVGNTAHPSSAQEILEKISAKNDINRVTVYRILDLLVEHNVLNRLGLGEKSQRFCLRDAHEDEHPHFHCTRCDCYLCLDARQLPVDRHALDDLSLDIRHVDIRLEGICPACQKKLRKLDEATPATSPPDAPRPTRNA encoded by the coding sequence ATGAAAGCGCGCATGTCCGCAAAGGCGGCCGTAAACCGCTTGAAGGAAGCCGGTCTTGAGAGCACCGAACACCGCCTGCAAGTGCTCATGGCCGTCGGCAACACGGCACACCCGTCCAGCGCTCAGGAAATTCTGGAAAAAATCAGCGCCAAGAACGATATCAACCGGGTCACGGTGTATCGCATCCTGGACCTGCTGGTGGAGCACAACGTCCTGAACCGGCTTGGGCTCGGCGAAAAATCCCAGCGCTTCTGCCTGCGAGACGCCCACGAAGACGAGCACCCGCACTTCCACTGCACCCGCTGCGACTGCTACCTCTGCCTTGATGCCCGGCAGTTGCCCGTGGACCGCCACGCCCTGGACGATCTCTCTCTCGACATCCGCCACGTCGATATCCGCCTGGAAGGAATCTGCCCCGCCTGCCAGAAAAAATTGCGCAAGCTGGATGAAGCGACACCTGCCACCAGTCCGCCTGATGCTCCCCGCCCGACTAGGAATGCATAA
- the gltA gene encoding NADPH-dependent glutamate synthase: MEGTNKKSRLAMPEQEPKVRARNFEEVPLGYTPEMAIAEAGRCLQCKNPLCVQGCPVGVDIPGFIKHIADGKFDLAIGKIWERNSLPAVCGRVCPQEIQCEGNCILGRKGEAVAIGNLERFAADWERAHHVCELPSREKATGKKVAVVGSGPSGLTVAGDLILKGHEVTIFEAFHKPGGVLVYGIPEFRLPKDIVASEVSCLQAQGVKIECDVVVGRTETVDELFELGFDAVYLGVGAGLPRFMNIPGENLVGVLSANEYLTRANLMKAYLFPKVDTPIPQGRHVVVLGAGNVAMDSARTAMRLGAEKVSIVYRRSRAEMPARSAEIHHAEEEGLNFELLSNPVRYLGDEKGRLTGIECVRMELGEPDSSGRRRPVTVPGSEFVIECDLAIVAIGSGANPLLTRSTPDLPLGKSGYILANPETGKTGKKAVWAGGDIVTGAATVILAMGAGRKAADSIHEYLTWGW, translated from the coding sequence ATGGAGGGTACGAACAAGAAGTCACGTCTGGCCATGCCGGAGCAGGAACCCAAGGTCCGGGCCAGGAATTTTGAGGAAGTGCCCTTGGGCTACACTCCGGAGATGGCCATTGCCGAGGCGGGCCGCTGCCTGCAGTGCAAGAACCCGCTCTGTGTCCAGGGATGCCCGGTGGGCGTCGACATCCCCGGTTTCATAAAACACATCGCGGACGGGAAGTTCGATCTGGCCATCGGCAAGATCTGGGAGCGCAACAGCCTCCCGGCAGTCTGCGGCCGGGTCTGCCCGCAGGAGATCCAGTGCGAGGGCAACTGCATCCTGGGCCGCAAGGGCGAGGCCGTGGCCATCGGCAATCTGGAGCGTTTTGCCGCGGACTGGGAGCGTGCCCATCATGTCTGCGAACTGCCCTCCCGTGAAAAGGCCACGGGCAAGAAGGTCGCCGTGGTCGGCTCCGGCCCCTCGGGCCTGACCGTGGCCGGAGACCTGATCCTCAAGGGACACGAGGTCACCATTTTCGAGGCTTTTCACAAGCCCGGCGGCGTGCTGGTCTACGGCATCCCCGAGTTCCGGCTGCCCAAGGACATCGTCGCCTCGGAGGTGTCATGCCTTCAGGCTCAGGGTGTGAAAATCGAGTGTGACGTGGTCGTGGGGCGCACCGAGACGGTGGACGAACTCTTCGAGCTGGGCTTTGACGCCGTATATCTGGGAGTGGGCGCGGGCCTGCCCCGGTTCATGAACATTCCCGGCGAGAATCTGGTCGGGGTGCTTTCGGCCAACGAATACTTGACCCGGGCCAATCTGATGAAAGCCTACCTTTTCCCGAAAGTGGACACGCCCATCCCCCAGGGGCGGCATGTGGTGGTGCTGGGCGCCGGCAACGTGGCCATGGATAGTGCCCGCACGGCCATGCGCCTGGGCGCGGAGAAGGTCAGCATCGTCTATCGTCGCTCAAGGGCGGAGATGCCGGCCCGGAGCGCGGAAATTCATCACGCCGAAGAGGAGGGGCTCAATTTTGAGTTGCTGTCCAATCCGGTGCGCTATCTTGGAGACGAAAAAGGACGCCTGACGGGCATCGAATGCGTGCGCATGGAACTGGGCGAGCCTGATTCGTCGGGACGCAGACGTCCGGTGACCGTCCCCGGTTCGGAGTTTGTCATCGAGTGCGATCTGGCCATAGTGGCCATCGGTTCCGGGGCAAATCCGCTGCTGACACGCTCGACCCCCGACCTGCCCCTGGGCAAATCCGGGTACATCCTTGCCAATCCGGAAACCGGCAAGACCGGCAAGAAGGCCGTCTGGGCCGGAGGCGACATCGTCACCGGGGCGGCCACCGTAATCCTGGCCATGGGCGCGGGACGTAAGGCCGCGGATTCGATCCACGAATACTTGACCTGGGGCTGGTAG
- a CDS encoding nitroreductase family protein has protein sequence MLDFIIDETRCVQCGECAADCPVSIIDMDGGLPRIPEHRESYCIGCQHCLAVCPTAALSILGKDPDKSAPVLPPSPDALENLIKSRRSVRRFRPDRVEEHILGRLMDVVAHAPTGKNQRRIRFTLVDDPQVMELIRTGTMDGIRKAVIDDSLPDGMEFFAKMVAPYDQGKDIIYRKAPHMIIASAPKDSAAPDADPFIALSYFELMAQSLGLGTVWCGFARWALQSVVPEFGRALGIPADHRSMYAMMFGYPAVSYARAVQRDVVGVHRVGQADLEGGR, from the coding sequence ATGCTTGATTTCATCATCGACGAAACCCGTTGCGTACAGTGCGGAGAATGCGCGGCCGACTGTCCGGTGTCCATCATAGACATGGATGGCGGCTTGCCGCGCATCCCCGAGCACCGGGAGTCGTATTGCATTGGCTGCCAGCACTGCCTGGCCGTCTGTCCCACAGCGGCCCTTTCCATTCTGGGCAAGGATCCCGACAAGAGTGCCCCCGTTTTGCCCCCGTCTCCGGATGCGCTGGAAAATCTGATCAAAAGCCGCCGCTCCGTGCGCCGCTTCCGTCCTGATCGGGTTGAAGAGCATATCCTGGGCAGGCTCATGGACGTGGTCGCCCATGCGCCAACGGGTAAGAATCAGCGCAGGATTCGTTTCACCCTGGTTGACGACCCGCAGGTCATGGAACTGATCCGGACAGGGACCATGGATGGAATCCGCAAGGCCGTGATCGACGACAGCCTGCCCGACGGCATGGAATTCTTCGCCAAGATGGTCGCCCCATACGATCAGGGCAAGGACATCATCTACCGTAAGGCGCCGCACATGATCATCGCTTCCGCTCCCAAGGATTCGGCCGCTCCGGACGCGGATCCGTTCATCGCCCTGTCCTATTTCGAACTGATGGCCCAGAGTCTGGGCCTTGGCACCGTCTGGTGCGGCTTTGCGCGCTGGGCCCTGCAGAGCGTGGTTCCGGAGTTTGGCCGGGCCCTTGGCATTCCGGCCGATCACCGGTCCATGTACGCCATGATGTTCGGCTACCCGGCGGTCAGTTACGCCCGTGCCGTGCAGCGCGATGTCGTGGGCGTGCACAGGGTCGGCCAGGCCGATCTGGAGGGCGGACGGTGA
- a CDS encoding TRAP transporter small permease produces MNTLINKVEEGIISLLLASMTLLVFMEVLMRFGFNVGIHWAQELTLLLSGWMVMFGVSYGIKVGSHIGVDALVRLFSVNVRRAISIVAILLCLLYCGLFLVGSWTYLGKLKSIGIHLEDIPVPKWIANSILFGGMVMLAIRLLDLLWAVIRGKQEGFKLLDEAKESMYLAQKEGTSLDGDDE; encoded by the coding sequence ATGAATACACTTATCAACAAAGTGGAGGAGGGGATCATTTCCCTCCTCCTTGCTTCCATGACGCTGCTTGTTTTCATGGAAGTGCTCATGCGGTTCGGGTTCAACGTGGGCATCCACTGGGCCCAGGAATTGACCCTGCTGCTGTCGGGCTGGATGGTCATGTTCGGGGTTTCCTATGGCATCAAGGTAGGGTCGCACATCGGTGTCGACGCCTTGGTCAGGCTGTTTTCGGTAAATGTGCGCAGGGCCATCTCCATTGTGGCCATTCTGCTGTGCCTGCTCTATTGCGGGCTTTTTCTCGTGGGCAGTTGGACCTATCTTGGGAAGCTCAAAAGCATAGGAATCCACCTTGAGGACATTCCCGTCCCCAAATGGATCGCCAACAGCATCCTCTTTGGTGGCATGGTCATGCTCGCCATCCGTCTTTTGGATCTCCTCTGGGCGGTCATCCGAGGCAAACAGGAAGGGTTCAAGCTTCTGGATGAGGCCAAGGAGAGCATGTATCTGGCGCAAAAAGAGGGTACTTCCCTGGATGGAGACGACGAATGA